The Podospora pseudocomata strain CBS 415.72m chromosome 1 map unlocalized CBS415.72m_1, whole genome shotgun sequence genome has a segment encoding these proteins:
- a CDS encoding uncharacterized protein (COG:S; EggNog:ENOG503NXQM), with translation MDTPIEAPSGTPQGNSTQVVTNYIREKDQERNVTPRQDRPLTLLELPVDILQLIVKEITHTNDLTALALTNSALHGLATPLIYSRFDIVWPDGHITATESKSVDALTYGLKTLCLGSAFARTMRREFPRNVRQLAKFKGNEYAQYIKKFSLGNGPADWVSEYMISKESGTMLGTMVALAIAKMKNLETFIWDMPTGVLSDIFMALASLAEQPDRDCKLSRVWVRWHDNSEQSGNSASQNGNPVAATTALVPQGSHVTTVGIMLPENAAHPSPRPPVSYANYHCEYPTFSVLPPLTSLTVLDIDEVAYLDEMAILIERSKDTLQELRVGISVNAVHKDFAQAWDGPGLRQVDHKAQFPGGSTIGERRLGGVIGVLVGKIYDIRQHRSLRGKMKLVAVAGSATENSASPTTPVSTASSQSPLTGNSSPNSASGPSQTQQFEDDTAADKGQPNASDKKKDGLKGGRGSKPIAVPKKVLDGKLKLQTLELERVTLSLHVCRQALDWTVLTNLTLLDCAQHENLWKMLRKNFQPTSLNNGISLSPNGSRIAASNAPLQYHLALKSIHTDATTLALVNFIRETLAPNTLEVLFLQDRRRSSSPPIPLAEVFKGCLRRHPQSLRKLLLDSSANPPANPNAANNDNTRWRSWALSTEVVQYLTSGRMVNLRELAVSLEYKDWHTFLQRLFNLQQLRSLNIAHVADYPGGKLEPRELAHQIADIITLRLEIRLCYVGIGSKCFEMLESRDTGSSSAADSSGGTTTPDVSAPPATANPFTGQMNGIFSNNGFNNINAGATSANGVDLGDAEDTSEDENDHQSDNSDEHSENDEDEGELEEEDEDDDNTPTTATSDPEETQSEDDGDEDDDQTTGTGIGGTTAGTNSNNANNNNNNNNNNNNNSADLVDEYDDGWVEPGANSVKLRLREILFYDDKVAIFKARHGKL, from the exons ATGGACACCCCAATCGAAGCACCCAGCGGAACACCTCAAGGAAATTCTACTCAAGTTGTTACCAACTATATTAGAGAGAAGGACCAAGAGCGCAATGTTACCCCCAGACAGGATAGACCCCTCACCTTGCTCGAACTTCCAGTCGATATTTTGCAGCTGATCGTTAAGGAG ATCACTCATACAAACGATCTGACAGCACTTGCCTTGACGAACTCGGCTCTACACGGGCTTGCTACACCTCTGATATACTCACGGTTCGACATTGTTTGGCCAGATGGACACATCACGGCAACAGAATCCAAGAGCGTGGACGCCTTGACCTACGGACTCAAGACGTTGTGTCTCGGAAGCGCTTTTGCTCGCACCATGCGCAGAGAATTTCCACGAAATGTGCGTCAACTTGCTAAGTTCAAGGGTAACGAGTATGCACAATACATCAAGAAGTTCTCGCTGGGCAACGGGCCGGCCGACTGGGTTTCTGAGTACATGATCAGTAAAGAGAGTGGAACAATGCTTGGGACCATGGTGGCACTCGCGATCGCCAAAATGAAAAACCTCGAGACGTTCATATGGGACATGCCCACCGGTGTGCTGTCCGACATCTTCATGGCGCTGGCATCCTTGGCTGAGCAGCCCGACAGAGACTGTAAGCTCAGCAGGGTCTGGGTCCGCTGGCATGACAACTCGGAGCAGTCCGGCAACTCTGCTTCTCAGAACGGAAATCCAGTGGCAGCTACAACTGCACTTGTTCCCCAAGGGAGCCATGTCACAACTGTGGGAATAATGCTTCCAGAGAACGCCGCCCACCCTTCACCTCGGCCTCCAGTCTCTTACGCGAATTACCACTGTGAATACCCAACTTTTAGCGTCTTGCCTCCACTCACGAGCTTGACCGTGCTGGACATTGACGAAGTGGCCTACCTGGACGAGATGGCCATACTTATAGAGCGCTCCAAGGATACGCTTCAAGAACTCCGCGTGGGTATCTCAGTAAATGCGGTACACAAGGACTTTGCTCAGGCTTGGGATGGGCCTGGCTTACGACAAGTGGACCACAAAGCCCAGTTTCCAGGAGGCAGCACAATTGGCGAGAGGCGTCTAGGGGGCGTTATCGGTGTCCTGGTTGGGAAGATCTACGACATCAGGCAACACCGCTCTTTAAGAGGCAAGATGAAGCTCGTAGCCGTTGCTGGTTCTGCCACAGAGAACAGCGCTTCGCCAACCACACCAGTCTCGACAGCCTCCTCACAGTCACCATTAACTGGGAACTCCTCACCCAATAGCGCTTCCGGGCCATCGCAGACTCAGCAGTTCGAAGACGATACTGCTGCGGACAAAGGACAGCCAAATGCCTctgacaagaagaaagatGGGTTGAAAGGTGGCAGGGGTAGTAAGCCGATAGCTGTCCCTAAGAAGGTTCTGGACGGCAAACTCAAACTACAGACCCTTGAGCTCGAGCGAGTGACACTATCACTGCATGTCTGCAGGCAGGCGTTAGATTGGACGGTGTTGACAAATCTGACGCTCCTCGACTGTGCCCAGCACGAGAACCTATGGAAGATGCTACGCAAGAATTTTCAGCCGACATCTCTCAACAACGGAATCAGCCTCTCTCCCAACGGGTCCAGGATTGCAGCATCAAACGCACCCTTGCAGTACCATCTCGCCCTCAAGTCTATTCATACAGACGCTACTACCTTGGCTCTGGTCAACTTCATCAGAGAGACCCTTGCGCCTAACACCCTTGAAGTCTTGTTCTTGCAAGATCGCAGACGAAGTTCCAGCCCCCCAATTCCGCTGGCTGAAGTCTTCAAAGGTTGTCTGAGAAGACATCCACAAAGCCTGCGGAAACTCCTGCTGGATAGCTCTGCCAACCCCCCTGCCAACCCCAATGCTGCTAATAACGACAACaccaggtggaggagttgggctCTAAGTACGGAGGTTGTACAGTACCTCACCAGCGGACGCATGGTCAATCTGAGGGAGTTGGCCGTGTCGTTGGAATACAAGGACTGG CACACCTTCCTACAACGCCTCTTCAACCTTCAGCAGCTGCGTTCTCTTAACATTGCTCACGTGGCAGACTACCCAGGGGGGAAACTCGAACCGCGAGAGCTCGCCCATCAGATTGCAGACATTATTACCCTGAGACTCGAAATTCGGCTTTGCTACGTTGGTATCGGTAGTAAATGCTTTGAAATGCTTGAATCCCGCGACACAGGTTCATCAAGCGCAGCAGACTCCAGTGGTGGAACAACCACGCCGGATGTTTCggctcctccagcaacagcGAATCCCTTCACTGGGCAGATGAACGGCATATTTTCCAATAAtggcttcaacaacatcaacgccGGTGCAACGTCAGCCAATGGGGTTGATTTGGGGGATGCGGAGGATACATCGGAAGACGAGAATGACCACCAGTCGGACAACTCGGATGAGCACTCTGAGaatgacgaagacgaaggggagctcgaggaagaagatgaagacgacgacaacactCCTACCACGGCGACTAGCGATCCCGAGGAGACACAAAGTGAGGATGacggggatgaggatgatgaccaGACCACAGGGACTGGGATAGGAGGCACCACGGCTGGGACGAACAGCAATaacgccaacaacaacaacaacaacaacaacaacaacaacaacaacagtgCGGACTTGGTCGATGAGTATGACGACGGCTGGGTCGAGCCAGGGGCTAATTCGGTGAAGCTACGGCTGAGGGAGATCTTGTTCTATGATGACAAGGTTGCTATCTTCAAGGCTAGGCATGGAAAGTTGTAG